A single Stutzerimonas stutzeri DNA region contains:
- a CDS encoding ATP-dependent nuclease has product MKIRKITIKNFRGVKELDWALPASDIFCLIGKGDSSKSTILEAIRFTFYPQWNLTLSDSDFYQCKVENTITIEVTIGNLAEEFCSLHKYGPYLRGWDAAARILTDEPDDHLENVLTVRLTVEKDLEPKWIVVCDRNPEGTPFKQADRNKVSVGLIGAYSEKQLSWANGTALAKITEAQSLNELLANVSRNARTSLDTDRDANLVNFDAAAAKSQEMAKLLGVPVVDSYKAHLDLSSLNLKVGGLSLHDGDMPLRQLGLGSRRMLLCGIQTVGLEEGHITLFDEVEFGLEPHRITRLIKHVRDDERGQYFLTTHSPAVLRELTVNELHVVHNADGVVQIISAAKEGLEDHEVQGKIRSSTEAFLAKKVVVCEGATEVGFLRGFDDFQMASKKDPFSFHGVALLDAKGGSKVKALAKAFKSLGYDVTVLADGDAEDQFSPKDEKELAALNIPVLMWSDKLSLEERAFQDLPWPSVLASLKLAQDELSFPVYDHVRSRLLAGDLDKDAGTWIDRPELRTAIGVAAKKSCWFKDTTRGDLWFKAVSQAFLDADFAQKNLALELGKLWAWAEHV; this is encoded by the coding sequence AGGGAAGGGCGACTCCTCCAAGTCGACGATCCTAGAGGCAATCCGATTTACGTTCTATCCCCAATGGAATCTCACGCTCAGCGATTCAGACTTCTATCAATGCAAGGTCGAGAACACCATCACCATAGAAGTCACGATTGGCAATCTGGCTGAAGAGTTCTGCTCACTACACAAGTACGGCCCCTACCTCCGCGGCTGGGACGCAGCTGCTCGAATTCTCACGGACGAGCCGGACGACCATCTAGAGAATGTTTTGACCGTACGGCTCACGGTCGAAAAGGATCTGGAGCCGAAGTGGATCGTGGTCTGTGATCGCAACCCCGAGGGGACACCGTTCAAGCAAGCTGACAGAAACAAAGTCAGTGTGGGCCTGATCGGTGCGTACAGTGAGAAACAACTGTCCTGGGCGAATGGAACAGCGCTGGCCAAAATCACGGAGGCACAGAGCTTGAACGAGCTGCTGGCGAATGTCTCCAGAAACGCCAGGACATCGCTAGACACCGATCGTGATGCCAATCTTGTTAACTTCGATGCGGCGGCGGCGAAATCACAAGAGATGGCCAAGCTGCTCGGCGTACCTGTGGTGGATTCCTACAAAGCTCACCTTGATCTGAGCTCCCTAAATCTGAAAGTGGGCGGGCTGTCGCTGCACGACGGCGATATGCCGCTACGTCAGTTGGGCCTTGGATCGCGCCGGATGCTTCTGTGCGGCATTCAAACTGTGGGGCTAGAAGAAGGCCACATCACCTTGTTTGATGAGGTGGAGTTTGGCCTAGAGCCGCACCGGATCACCCGCCTCATCAAGCACGTGAGAGATGACGAACGAGGGCAGTACTTTCTCACGACCCACTCTCCAGCCGTGCTGCGCGAACTCACCGTGAATGAGCTTCATGTGGTTCACAACGCCGACGGCGTGGTTCAGATCATTTCCGCTGCCAAAGAAGGCCTTGAGGATCACGAGGTTCAAGGGAAGATTCGATCAAGCACCGAAGCATTTCTGGCAAAGAAGGTGGTGGTTTGCGAAGGCGCAACAGAGGTCGGCTTCCTGAGGGGTTTTGACGACTTCCAGATGGCGAGCAAGAAGGATCCGTTTTCCTTCCACGGTGTTGCGCTGCTAGATGCAAAGGGAGGCAGCAAGGTAAAGGCACTTGCGAAAGCCTTCAAATCGCTTGGCTATGACGTGACGGTGCTCGCTGATGGTGACGCCGAAGATCAGTTCTCTCCAAAGGATGAGAAAGAGCTAGCGGCTCTGAACATCCCAGTTCTGATGTGGAGCGACAAGCTTTCACTTGAGGAGAGGGCCTTTCAGGATCTTCCGTGGCCAAGCGTGCTAGCTAGTTTAAAACTCGCTCAAGACGAGCTGAGCTTCCCTGTGTACGACCATGTGCGCTCTAGGCTCCTTGCAGGAGATTTAGACAAGGACGCTGGCACTTGGATAGATCGTCCTGAGCTGCGTACAGCCATAGGTGTTGCGGCGAAGAAGTCCTGCTGGTTCAAGGACACCACTAGGGGTGACTTATGGTTTAAGGCGGTAAGCCAAGCCTTCCTCGACGCTGATTTCGCCCAAAAGAACCTTGCACTTGAGCTCGGCAAGCTTTGGGCATGGGCAGAACATGTCTGA
- a CDS encoding UvrD-helicase domain-containing protein, producing MSEELATKLSNCPNRGYVIAPAGYGKTHLIALAVRAAGGRQLILTHTFAGVNSIKTKMTLLGVPASKYQVDTIASWALRLCLAYPKSSGWATENPTSKQWGKLYESCSGLLKKQFIRHVVSATYTGVYVDEYQDCSDSQHSLVCALADLFPCRILGDPLQAIFDFEDGKPVDWNASVYPTFDCLGELDTPWRWKQAEAHELGAWLKEARKKIELGQKIDLVGGLPRSVIRVATATAFLEAKQYSSLCDQLGHNESVIALHCGDPKSKNKTHLLARSMAGRFSSIEEVEGTDLHLFIKKLGVAKTAQAGFLLALDFAKKCFTGVTKALTAGTQRGEVAKLSKSTKYPLVLHAANDYLSNPSSSHLKSFFLALKSNPETSPYRRDLLYRLLNVLKLHIDGEGATLSEAANLYQREMRHTGRPLSHRKLIGTTLLVKGLEYDHAVILDADSLDAKHLYVAMTRGSKSLTIIGTGRYIPAK from the coding sequence ATGTCTGAGGAGCTAGCAACCAAGCTCAGCAATTGCCCAAACCGAGGGTACGTTATCGCACCTGCTGGATACGGCAAGACGCACCTCATTGCGTTGGCAGTGCGGGCCGCTGGCGGCCGGCAACTGATCCTGACTCACACCTTTGCGGGCGTGAACTCGATAAAAACCAAGATGACGTTACTTGGTGTTCCTGCTTCCAAATATCAGGTGGATACGATTGCAAGCTGGGCGCTGCGCCTTTGTTTGGCCTACCCCAAAAGCTCCGGCTGGGCGACTGAAAATCCGACCAGCAAGCAGTGGGGCAAGCTCTATGAAAGCTGCTCGGGATTGCTGAAGAAGCAGTTCATTCGCCATGTCGTATCAGCCACTTACACGGGAGTCTATGTAGATGAGTACCAGGACTGCTCCGATTCACAGCACTCGCTGGTCTGCGCCTTGGCAGATCTCTTTCCCTGCCGGATCCTGGGCGATCCCCTGCAGGCCATCTTTGACTTTGAGGATGGTAAGCCTGTGGACTGGAACGCAAGCGTGTATCCCACTTTCGACTGCCTGGGCGAGCTAGATACCCCTTGGCGTTGGAAACAGGCTGAAGCACATGAGCTGGGCGCCTGGCTGAAGGAGGCGCGGAAGAAGATTGAGCTGGGGCAAAAAATTGATCTAGTTGGTGGACTACCACGCAGCGTGATTCGCGTTGCAACCGCTACCGCGTTTCTGGAGGCCAAACAGTATTCATCGCTGTGCGACCAGCTAGGGCACAACGAGAGCGTGATTGCTCTGCACTGTGGGGATCCCAAGTCCAAGAATAAGACCCACCTTTTGGCCCGAAGCATGGCAGGTCGATTTTCTTCTATCGAGGAAGTTGAAGGCACAGACCTTCACTTATTCATCAAGAAGCTCGGAGTCGCGAAGACTGCCCAAGCGGGATTTCTTCTTGCCTTGGATTTTGCGAAAAAGTGTTTTACTGGCGTGACCAAGGCTTTGACTGCCGGAACCCAGAGAGGCGAGGTGGCGAAACTTAGTAAAAGCACAAAGTACCCACTAGTCCTGCATGCAGCGAATGACTACCTCAGCAACCCATCAAGCAGCCACCTCAAGTCGTTTTTTCTTGCGCTGAAGTCAAATCCAGAAACATCGCCCTACCGCCGTGACCTCCTGTATCGCTTACTCAACGTGCTGAAGCTACACATAGATGGAGAAGGAGCAACTCTCTCAGAGGCCGCAAACCTGTACCAGCGCGAAATGAGGCATACGGGGCGGCCTCTCAGCCACAGGAAGCTCATTGGGACAACGCTGCTAGTCAAAGGCCTGGAATACGACCATGCCGTCATCCTTGATGCAGACTCGCTTGACGCTAAGCATCTGTATGTCGCGATGACACGTGGGTCGAAGTCCCTCACCATCATCGGTACGGGTAGATACATTCCAGCAAAATGA
- a CDS encoding (S)-acetoin forming diacetyl reductase, translating to MTKSQGKVAFVTGAGQGIGEAIALRLATDGFAVACADMNIETASQVVERIKSNGGTALAIKVDVADRDDVFKAVQQAVDGLGELHVVINNAGIAPIAPIETITPDIYRKTFDINVGGVLWGIQAAVKAFKALGHGGKIISASSQAGHVGNPDLAVYGGTKFAVRGITQTAARELAHLGITVNAYCPGIVNTPMMRKVAQDVANNANQSFEWGMEQFAQHITLKRLSQPEDVAACVSFLSGPDSDYMTGQAVIIDGGMVFN from the coding sequence ATGACCAAGTCCCAAGGAAAAGTTGCATTTGTTACTGGCGCCGGCCAAGGCATTGGTGAGGCCATTGCATTGCGATTGGCAACTGATGGCTTTGCGGTAGCATGCGCCGATATGAATATTGAGACGGCCAGCCAGGTTGTCGAGAGAATCAAATCGAACGGCGGCACTGCCCTGGCGATCAAGGTCGATGTGGCCGATCGCGATGATGTATTCAAAGCAGTCCAGCAAGCGGTCGATGGGCTGGGCGAACTACATGTGGTCATCAACAACGCAGGTATCGCGCCGATTGCCCCGATCGAAACCATCACCCCGGACATCTACCGGAAAACCTTCGACATTAACGTAGGCGGGGTCCTGTGGGGCATCCAGGCTGCTGTAAAAGCGTTCAAGGCATTGGGCCACGGCGGGAAAATCATCAGCGCTTCATCGCAGGCAGGCCATGTCGGCAATCCGGACCTGGCCGTTTATGGCGGCACTAAATTCGCTGTGCGAGGCATCACCCAAACGGCCGCCAGAGAGCTGGCCCACCTGGGTATCACCGTAAACGCATACTGCCCCGGTATCGTGAATACACCGATGATGCGCAAGGTCGCCCAGGACGTGGCAAACAATGCCAACCAGAGCTTTGAGTGGGGCATGGAACAATTCGCCCAACACATTACCCTGAAACGTCTGTCTCAGCCTGAGGACGTCGCGGCCTGCGTGTCATTCCTTTCCGGGCCGGATTCGGACTATATGACTGGGCAGGCGGTCATCATTGACGGAGGGATGGTGTTTAACTGA
- a CDS encoding carbohydrate porin has protein sequence MNNLWRLPVGLSLFACIAFPAAAAGDSSRWGLGDWGGTRTELLEKGVNFTIGYVGEGAANLSGGYNDDRTARYTSQWALGANLDLQKLLGWNAAEFQLLVTERSGNNLSNERIGDPRTGQLSSVQEVWGRGQTWRLTQMWYRQRFFDEALDLKIGRMGVNEDFNSFPCDFQSLAFCAAPIGNVAGDVWYSGPVSQWALRAKYNLDDHWAVQIGVFEQNPSNLEVGNGFKLSGSGTQGALVPIEVIWKPTVGTHALPGEYRLGYYHSSASANDIYEDVDGRPQGVTGMTAKSRSRKSGWWVMGRQQLTSRNGDASRGLSVFANFTFHDRETSSIDSFQNIGLVYTGPFDARPKDDIGLGVARIHVNDDVTKRQRQINTANAITDYDNPQYVPVQHSEYNIELNYGVHVTDWLTVRPNLQYVRHPGGVYEVENALVAGVKLQANF, from the coding sequence ATGAATAACCTCTGGCGCCTGCCCGTAGGGCTAAGCCTTTTTGCATGCATCGCTTTTCCCGCTGCTGCTGCCGGCGACTCGTCCCGATGGGGTTTGGGGGACTGGGGCGGCACCCGCACTGAACTGCTCGAAAAAGGTGTGAATTTCACCATCGGCTACGTCGGTGAGGGCGCTGCCAATCTCAGTGGCGGCTATAACGATGACCGCACCGCCCGATACACCTCGCAATGGGCCCTGGGCGCCAATCTGGATCTGCAGAAACTCCTTGGCTGGAATGCCGCCGAGTTCCAGTTGCTGGTCACCGAGCGAAGCGGCAACAACCTGTCTAACGAACGCATCGGCGATCCACGTACCGGGCAGCTCAGCTCCGTGCAGGAGGTATGGGGGCGCGGGCAAACCTGGCGCCTGACCCAAATGTGGTATCGCCAACGGTTTTTCGATGAGGCGCTGGATCTCAAGATTGGGCGCATGGGCGTCAACGAGGACTTCAACAGCTTCCCTTGCGACTTCCAGAGCCTGGCATTCTGCGCCGCTCCCATCGGCAACGTAGCGGGGGATGTCTGGTACAGCGGTCCCGTCAGCCAATGGGCGCTACGTGCCAAATACAACCTGGATGACCACTGGGCGGTGCAGATCGGAGTGTTCGAGCAGAATCCTTCGAATCTGGAAGTCGGTAACGGCTTCAAGCTCAGCGGTAGTGGCACCCAGGGAGCATTGGTCCCGATAGAGGTGATCTGGAAGCCAACCGTGGGTACCCATGCGCTACCAGGCGAATACCGACTTGGCTATTACCACAGCAGCGCCAGTGCCAACGACATTTACGAGGACGTCGATGGCCGCCCGCAAGGAGTGACCGGTATGACCGCAAAAAGCCGCAGCCGCAAAAGCGGTTGGTGGGTCATGGGCCGTCAGCAGCTAACGTCGCGTAATGGCGATGCGTCCCGTGGCCTGAGCGTATTTGCCAATTTCACCTTCCATGATAGAGAAACCAGCAGTATCGACAGTTTTCAGAACATCGGGCTGGTCTACACCGGTCCGTTTGATGCTCGCCCCAAGGACGATATCGGTCTGGGGGTTGCTCGAATCCATGTCAACGATGACGTCACCAAGCGTCAGCGCCAGATCAACACTGCCAACGCCATTACTGATTATGACAACCCGCAGTACGTTCCTGTGCAGCACAGCGAATACAACATCGAACTCAACTACGGTGTGCATGTTACCGACTGGCTGACCGTCCGCCCGAACCTGCAATACGTCCGCCACCCGGGCGGTGTTTATGAGGTAGAAAACGCACTCGTCGCAGGCGTGAAGCTCCAGGCAAATTTCTAA
- the gabD gene encoding NADP-dependent succinate-semialdehyde dehydrogenase, protein MNLKKPELFRQHAYIDGEWIGADSAATITVGNPSTGAVIGHVPRMGGAETRRAIEAADRALPAWRALSAKERAITLRRWYELIIENQDDLARIMTLEQGKPLAEARGEIVFAASYIEWYAEEGKRIYGDVIPGSADKRLLVLKQPVGVCAAITPWNFPSAMITRKAGPALAAGCTMVIKPASQTPFSALALVELAERAGIPKGVLSVVTGSAAEIAEELTSNPVVRKISFTGSTEIGRTIMEKCSHDIKKISLELGGNAPFIVFEDADLDAAVEGVLASKFRNAGQTCVCANRLYVHDKVYDTFVDKLAVAVGSLKLGDGMAEGTTIGPLIDEKAVAKVREHIEDAIEKGAKVLQGGAAYQLGGNFFQPTILVDVPDIARVSKEETFGPLAPVFRFFNDAEVIRKANDTEFGLAAYFYASDLGRVFRVGEALEYGIVGVNTGIISSEAAPFGGIKASGVGREGSKYGIEDYLEIKYLCLAGI, encoded by the coding sequence GTGAACCTGAAAAAACCCGAACTGTTTCGTCAGCATGCCTATATCGACGGCGAGTGGATCGGTGCCGACAGTGCCGCCACCATCACTGTCGGCAACCCATCGACCGGCGCAGTGATTGGCCATGTTCCGCGCATGGGCGGGGCGGAAACCCGTCGCGCCATTGAAGCCGCTGATCGTGCCCTGCCTGCCTGGCGCGCCCTTTCGGCAAAAGAGCGGGCCATTACGTTACGCCGCTGGTACGAGCTGATCATCGAAAACCAGGATGACCTGGCCCGCATCATGACCCTCGAACAAGGCAAGCCCCTGGCCGAAGCGCGTGGTGAGATCGTCTTTGCGGCTTCCTATATCGAGTGGTATGCGGAGGAGGGCAAGCGCATCTACGGCGACGTGATCCCGGGTTCTGCCGACAAGCGCTTGCTGGTACTCAAGCAGCCCGTAGGGGTGTGCGCCGCCATCACGCCGTGGAATTTTCCCAGCGCCATGATCACCCGCAAGGCAGGACCTGCATTGGCCGCAGGTTGCACAATGGTGATCAAGCCGGCTTCGCAAACGCCCTTTTCGGCGCTGGCCCTGGTGGAGCTTGCCGAGCGAGCGGGTATTCCAAAAGGTGTGCTGTCGGTCGTGACCGGCTCGGCCGCCGAGATTGCCGAAGAGCTGACCAGCAACCCGGTGGTCCGCAAAATCTCTTTCACCGGCTCCACCGAGATTGGCCGCACGATCATGGAGAAGTGCAGCCATGACATCAAAAAGATATCCCTCGAGCTCGGTGGCAATGCGCCGTTTATCGTCTTTGAAGATGCCGACCTGGACGCCGCTGTAGAGGGCGTTCTTGCCTCGAAATTCCGCAACGCCGGCCAGACCTGCGTGTGTGCAAATCGCCTGTACGTACACGACAAGGTTTACGACACTTTCGTCGACAAGCTGGCCGTAGCAGTGGGCAGTTTGAAACTCGGAGATGGCATGGCCGAGGGCACCACCATTGGCCCGCTGATCGATGAGAAGGCGGTCGCCAAGGTGCGCGAGCATATCGAGGACGCCATCGAAAAGGGCGCCAAGGTGCTTCAGGGCGGTGCGGCGTATCAACTGGGAGGCAACTTTTTCCAGCCGACGATCCTGGTCGACGTGCCGGATATCGCTCGCGTATCGAAAGAGGAAACCTTCGGCCCTCTGGCTCCGGTCTTCCGCTTCTTCAATGACGCCGAAGTCATCCGCAAAGCCAACGATACCGAGTTCGGGCTGGCCGCCTATTTTTACGCGAGCGATCTGGGGCGCGTATTCCGCGTCGGCGAGGCGCTGGAGTACGGCATCGTCGGCGTGAATACCGGAATCATCAGCTCCGAAGCGGCGCCCTTTGGCGGCATCAAGGCGTCCGGCGTTGGGCGCGAGGGATCCAAGTACGGAATCGAGGATTACCTCGAAATCAAATACCTGTGTCTGGCGGGAATCTAG
- a CDS encoding flavin-containing monooxygenase: protein MTTTVLAKRSVGTNVTNLDAIIIGAGFGGIYMLKKLRDELGLKVRAFDKAAGVGGTWFWNRYPGALSDSETFVYCFSWDRELCQEWDITTRYVDQPQILSYLNHAVDRHDLRKDIQLETAITSAVFDEQTNRWSVTTDNGHQYSAKYLVTALGLLSATNVPKIKGMEQFKGKMYHTANWPADAVLEGKRVGVIGTGSTGCQVITAIAPTVDHLTVFQRSAQYTVPVGNGPVSREYVDDIKRNYDAIWQQVRSSRLAFGFEESDIPTMSVSPEERKQIFQRAWDGGGGFRFMFQTFNDIAIDEQANRAAQDFIREKIGEIVKDPETARKLMPRDLYAKRPLCDSGYYATFNRPNVSLVDVKANPIEEITEAGIRTADGVEHELDVLIFATGFDAVDGNYKRIDIRGRNDVSIKDHWSEGPSSYLSVATANFPNMFMILGPNGPFTNLPPTIETEVEWVSDMIGFMEEKELACMEPDPESERQWGVTCREIADQTLFAKADSWIFGANIPGKTNSVYFYMGGLGPFRDILASVQNEGYRGFKFTSLSPSGSYAQKAQH from the coding sequence ATGACAACTACAGTTCTGGCTAAACGCTCCGTTGGCACCAACGTGACCAACCTTGACGCGATCATCATCGGTGCCGGTTTTGGTGGCATCTATATGCTGAAAAAACTGCGCGACGAGCTTGGTTTGAAGGTGCGTGCCTTCGACAAGGCAGCTGGCGTTGGGGGCACCTGGTTCTGGAATCGCTATCCAGGCGCCTTGTCCGATAGTGAAACCTTCGTGTACTGCTTCTCGTGGGATCGCGAGCTTTGCCAGGAGTGGGACATCACCACCCGCTACGTCGACCAGCCGCAGATCCTGTCCTACCTGAACCATGCGGTTGATCGCCACGACCTGCGCAAGGATATCCAACTGGAAACGGCGATCACCTCGGCCGTGTTCGACGAACAAACCAACCGCTGGTCCGTCACCACTGATAATGGGCACCAGTACTCCGCCAAGTACCTGGTCACCGCGCTTGGTCTGCTGTCTGCCACCAACGTGCCGAAGATCAAGGGGATGGAGCAGTTCAAGGGCAAGATGTACCACACCGCCAATTGGCCAGCCGATGCCGTTCTGGAGGGCAAGCGCGTCGGCGTCATAGGCACGGGCTCGACCGGTTGCCAGGTGATTACGGCCATTGCGCCTACCGTTGACCATCTCACCGTGTTCCAGCGCTCCGCGCAGTACACCGTCCCTGTCGGCAATGGTCCGGTTAGCCGCGAGTACGTCGATGACATCAAGCGTAACTATGATGCGATCTGGCAACAGGTACGCTCGTCTCGCCTGGCGTTCGGTTTTGAGGAAAGCGACATCCCAACGATGAGCGTGTCGCCGGAAGAGCGTAAACAAATCTTCCAGCGTGCCTGGGACGGCGGTGGTGGATTCCGCTTCATGTTCCAGACCTTCAACGACATTGCGATCGACGAGCAAGCCAATCGGGCCGCTCAAGATTTCATTCGCGAGAAGATCGGCGAGATCGTCAAGGATCCGGAAACGGCGCGCAAGCTGATGCCGCGCGACCTCTATGCGAAACGTCCACTATGCGACAGCGGCTATTACGCCACTTTCAACCGGCCGAATGTCTCCTTGGTGGACGTCAAAGCCAACCCGATCGAGGAAATCACCGAAGCGGGCATTCGTACCGCCGATGGCGTGGAGCACGAGCTGGACGTGCTGATATTCGCCACCGGTTTCGACGCGGTGGACGGCAACTACAAACGCATCGATATCCGCGGCCGGAATGACGTCAGCATCAAGGATCACTGGAGCGAAGGGCCGTCCAGCTACCTGTCGGTGGCGACCGCCAACTTCCCCAACATGTTCATGATTCTCGGCCCGAACGGTCCGTTCACCAACCTGCCACCCACCATCGAGACAGAGGTGGAGTGGGTATCCGACATGATCGGCTTCATGGAAGAAAAAGAGCTGGCCTGCATGGAGCCCGATCCTGAATCTGAACGCCAGTGGGGCGTGACCTGCCGTGAGATCGCCGACCAGACGCTGTTCGCCAAGGCCGATTCCTGGATCTTCGGCGCCAACATTCCTGGCAAGACCAACTCCGTCTACTTCTACATGGGCGGTTTGGGCCCGTTCAGAGACATTCTCGCGTCGGTCCAGAACGAAGGCTATCGAGGCTTCAAGTTCACGAGCCTGAGCCCGTCCGGTAGCTACGCCCAAAAAGCCCAGCATTGA
- a CDS encoding SDR family NAD(P)-dependent oxidoreductase: MSESTAVDFSLVGKVALVTGAGRGIGQGIALSLAKAGADLVLADYDLGIAEEAAARVRAIGRRAIALQVDVSQPDSVGAMIEQVREHYGRLDVAVNNAGVVSLGKVDELPVSEWDRIMNINARGVFLCCQAELRLMREHRFGRIINLASIAGKVGFPDLSHYSASKFAVIGFSNAFAKEVAREGITVNALCPGVVGTGMWRGDEGLSSRWAEPGETEEQSWERHQAALLPQGEAQTVEDMGQLAVYLACAPHVTGQAIAVDGGFSL, translated from the coding sequence ATGAGCGAATCTACTGCTGTCGATTTTTCCCTGGTCGGCAAGGTTGCCCTGGTAACAGGCGCTGGCCGCGGTATTGGCCAAGGCATCGCCTTGAGCCTGGCAAAAGCCGGCGCTGATCTGGTACTCGCCGACTATGACCTCGGCATCGCTGAAGAAGCCGCCGCCCGTGTGCGTGCAATTGGCCGCCGCGCCATCGCCTTGCAAGTGGACGTGAGCCAACCCGACAGCGTTGGCGCAATGATCGAGCAGGTACGCGAGCACTACGGTCGCCTGGATGTAGCCGTCAACAACGCGGGCGTAGTGAGTTTGGGTAAGGTCGACGAGCTGCCAGTCAGCGAGTGGGACCGCATCATGAACATCAACGCACGCGGCGTATTCCTCTGTTGCCAGGCTGAACTGCGGCTGATGCGTGAGCACAGGTTCGGTCGCATCATCAATCTGGCATCGATCGCCGGCAAGGTCGGCTTCCCGGACCTGTCTCACTACAGCGCATCCAAATTCGCTGTCATCGGTTTTTCCAACGCATTCGCCAAAGAAGTCGCCCGTGAAGGCATCACGGTCAACGCGCTGTGCCCCGGTGTCGTGGGTACTGGCATGTGGCGCGGTGACGAGGGGCTGTCCAGCCGTTGGGCTGAGCCGGGTGAAACCGAGGAGCAATCTTGGGAGCGGCATCAGGCGGCCCTGCTACCACAAGGCGAAGCGCAAACCGTCGAGGACATGGGCCAGTTGGCGGTCTACCTCGCCTGCGCGCCTCATGTCACAGGCCAGGCAATCGCGGTGGATGGTGGCTTCTCGCTGTAA